From the Pseudodesulfovibrio indicus genome, the window CCTGAGCCTGGGCGCGTCCCGCACGCGGACCTTCCTGCGGGTCATCCTGCCGTCGGTGCGCACGGCCATGCTCGCGGGCGGTCTGTACGCCTTCGTGACCTCGGTCCAGGCCCTGGGGTCCATCATCTTCATCATCACCCCCGGCACCCGGCTGCTGGCGGTAGACGTGTTCGAGGCCGTGGTCCGGGGCGAGGTGGGGCAGGCGGCGGCCTTCTCCACCGTCATGCTGGCCATGGCCGGCATCGGCGCGGCGCTCATCGCCGTGGCCGCAAACGGAAACAGGAAGAGTCATGACGCGATCGACGAGCAACGAGAACTCCTCTCCCGGCGCTGAAATCGAGCTGGCCGGGGTGACCAGAACCTTCGGAGGGACTCCGGCGGTCAGCGATCTGACCGTGCGCTTCCACCCCGGCGAACTGTGCTGCCTGCTCGGTCCGTCCGGGTGCGGCAAGTCCACCACCCTGCGGCTCATCGCCGGGTTGGAGCAGCCCGACTCCGGGACCATCCGCATCCGGGGGCGCGACGTGCGCGCGCTGCCCCCTCGGGAACGCAACCTCGGCTTCGTGTTCCAGAACTATGCCCTGTTCCCGCACATGGACGTCCTCGACAACGTGGCCTACGGCCTGCGCTCGCGCCGCAACATGGGCGAGGCGGCCATCCGCGCGGCGGCCCTCGACGGGCTGGCCATGGTCCGGCTTCAGGGGTACGGCGAGCGCCGCGTACACGAGCTTTCGGGCGGCGAGCAGCAGCGGGTGGCCCTGGCCCGCGCCCTGGTCACCGGCCCGGACGCGCTCCTGCTGGACGAGCCGTTCTCCAACCTGGACGCCCGGCTGCGCGAGGCCATGCGCGGCGAGCTGGCCGAGCTGCGCCGTCGCCTCGGCATCACCACCATCTTCGTGACCCACGACAAGGAGGAGGCGTTCGCCCTGGCCGACCGCATCGTGCTCATGCGCGACGCGCGGCTGGAGCAGGTGGGAAGCCCGGAAGATCTGTACGCGCGCCCGGCCACGCCGTTCGCCGCCGCGTTCCTGGGCAGCGCCAACCGCATCCCCCGCGCCGTCTGGCCAGACGGGGAGTGGAGCGCGCCCCCGGCCGTGGTGGACGGGCAGGTCGTGGTCCGGCCCGAACGGGTCCTGCCCGAGCGCGCCCCCGGCGGACCGTTCACGGTGGTTGAAGCCCAGTTCATGGGGCCGTACGTCCGCTACGTCCTGCACCGGGAGGACGCCCCCGGGTTCCCGGATGTGGAGGCCCATTGCCCGGCCTTCGGGCCGAGGTTTGCGCCCGGCGAGAGGGTGGCCGTGCGCTTGTTGCTCGACTCCACGGCCTGACCCCGCCCCGGCCGGAGCGCCGTCCTTCCAGGGGCGAAGAGGAGCCGACCCGCGCTGCGCCGGGGCAGGCCGTTTTCGCCAAGAGGCCGTCCGTGGCGAATATTCTAATTGGAATACTTGGCGTTCTATGATTCTATGGAGCGAAACGGGAGAACCGCACGGGTAGAATGGAACGCCATGACTGACGAAGACAAACCGACCTATGAACAGCTTCTTGCCCGTAATGAAAGCCTCGTCCAGGAGCTGGATCGTGCCAGGAAGACCATCCGGGAGCTACAGGTCATTCATCCCGGCCCGCTTCCCGGCACCGGAAATTCCCAGGACCTGACTGTCCGGCAGGCCCAGATGGATCTCGTCCTGGACCTCGCGGAAATGGCGCCGTGGGAGATGGAGCTGGCCACAAACATCTTCACCTTCGACAACCGGTTCTACGCCCTCTACGGCACAACCGCCGCACAGGAAGGCGGCTGCCGCATGCCCGCCGAGACCTATACCAGAGAGTTCATGCACCCGGACGACATGCATCTGGTCAACAATGCGCTGGAGGAGCTGTTCTCCACCAGCGACCCCTTCTTCGAGGTCAATCTGGAGCACCGGATCCTCCGCCGCGACGGCAAGGAACGGTATATGGTGGTCCGTTACCGGCTGATCCGCGACGAGCGGGGAATGCCCATCAAGACCGTCGGCGCCAACCAGGACATCACCTCGCGCAAGCTGGCCGAGAAACGGCTGGAGAACAGCGAGCGGAAACTGAACGCCGTGGTCTACGGCTCCCCTGTCCCCATGTTCTTCATCGACCGGGACCACAAGGTCCTGCATTGGAATACGGCCATCGAACAGTTGACCGGCATTGCCGAGAAGGATGTCCAGCACAGCAGCAATCACTGGAAGGCGTTCTACAAGGACGGGCGGCCCTGCCTGTGCGATCTGCTCCTGAATCAGGACGACCGGGCCATTGCCGAAATCTACAAGGCGGAATGCGGCGTCGAGAACATGCTGGAGATCTGCGTGTTCACCGATTTTTTCCCCGACATGGGGAGAACGGCAAGTGGCTGACCTTTTCCGCGGCCCTGATCGTCGGGCCGGACAACGACATCCTGGGAGCGGTGGAGACCGTGCAGGACGTCACCGGCCTGAAAACCGCCGAGCAGAATCTGCTCAAGGCCAAGGAGGCCGCCGAGGCCTCGAACAGGTCGAAATCCGAATTCCTGGCCAACATGAGCCACGAAATCCGCACGCCCATGAACGGCATTCTCGGCATGCTGCAACTGCTGGAATCCACCGACCTGGACGAAAACCAGAAGGAGTACGTCTCTCTGGCCGCCCAGTCCTCAAGGAGACTGACCCGGCTGCTCTCCGACATCCTCGACCTGTCGCGGATCGAGGCGGGCAAGCTGTCGATCATCAACGAGCCGTTCGATCTGTTCGAGGTCCTCAACCAGGCGCTGGACATCTTCCTGCCCCTGGCCAGCCAGGAGGGCGTCGAACTGACCTCCATGCTGGACCCGGAAACGCACACCAAACTGATCGGCGATGCGGTCCGCCTGCAGCAGATCCTGATCAACCTGATCGGCAACGCCCTCAAGTTCACGCCCGCCGGAGGGTCCATCTCGGTGGAGGTCCGCCAGTTGCCCGAAGCGCGGGAGAACGAAGTCCGCATCCTCCTGTCGGTCCTGGATACGGGCCTCGGCATTCCGGACGACAAGCTCACGGAGCTGTTCTCCCCCTTCACTCAGGGAGAGAAGGGCAACATCCGCAAGAACCAGGGTGCCGGGCTCGGGCTGGCCATCTGTCGGCGGCTGGCGGGACTCATGGACGCCAGCATCTCGGTGGAAAGCGAGGTGGGCAAGGGAACCGCGTTCCACGTGAGCATCCCCTTCAAGCGCATCGACGAGGAGATCCACCGCCCCGAATGGGCCCGCCAGGACAACGTGTCGTTGACCGGCTTGCGCGTCCTGTTGACCGAGGACGACAAGGTCAGCGCCATCCTGGCCAAGCGCTACCTGTCGCTCCTGGGGTGTCGGGTGGTGTGGGCGGAAAACGGCAGGCAGGCCCTCGACATCCTGAGGACGGAGCGCTTCGACGTGGTGCTCATGGACGCCCAGATGCCGGTCATGGACGGCGTGACCGCCACCAGGGCCATCCGGCAGGGCGATGCGGGCAAGGAAAACCGGGCCATACACATCATCGCCCTGACCGCCTACGCCATGGCCGGGGAGCAGCATTCCTTCCTGGACGCGGGCATGGACGACTACCTGTCCAAGCCCCTGGAGCTGTCCGCTCTCGCCGCCGCCCTGGGCCGTTTCCTGTCCTCCGGGGAATGACCCCTCCGTCCCGGAACCCAGCCCCGCACACCGCCATATCCACGCCGCGCCCGAAAAGGAAAAGGCCTTACGCGGTGTGCGTAAGGCCTTGTGTTTCCTTGGCGTCCCCAAGGGGATTTGAACCCCTGTTAACGGCGTGAAAGGCCGTCGTCCTGGACCAGGCTAGACGATGGGGACGCATGGGGCGGAAGGCGCTCCCTCGGTGGGTGCGATCTTCCGCGGAGGGTTGCCCGTCCGTGGAGGTCGCCTTCTTACATAAAACAATCTCCTGCGCAACCCTTTTCGGCCATGGAAGCCGGGATCGGGCGTTCCCGGGAGATATGTCGATTTTTCACAAGCGTGTTGGGTCTGGGGAGAACCGTTGCCGGATGGGGAAACCTATTTTGTGAATGTTGGAACTTGTCCAATATAATTGTGTCCGACGTGTTGCGTTCCTATTAAACCGTGTTACGGTACGGCTGTTTTTCTATGCCGGGTGCCATTTCTTTATACATTTCGGGGGGCTGTCCTAGGAGGCGGTATCCCTGGTCATCGGAGCACGAATATGAGCATCAAATTCAAGATCCTGTTGCCGACCATCCCGCTGGTCCTTCTGATCGGCTGCGGGGGCTATCTGCTGTTGAGCGGGCAGTTCGACGAGCTGAGGACCTCCTATGCGGAGATGCTGGTCGGCGACGCCGCGAGAACCCTGGAGCAGAACACCGAGGAAGCGGCGGTCCGCGCCCAGGAGGAGGCAGCCCTCTTCAGCCGCATGCCCGCGGTGATCGAGGCCTTCACCCTGGCCCACCAGGGGAACATCAACGACGAGAGCGACCCGGTGGTGCAGTCCGCCCGCGAAGGGCTTCGCCTGGCCCTGGCCTCCACCATGGCCGGGTACAGCGAGACCCTTGGGTCCAAGCTCCAGCTCCACTTCCACCTGCCCAACGCGCGCAGCCTGGCCCGCATGTGGCGCGAGAAGCAGGCCAAGCGCAACGGGAACTGGGTGGACATCTCGGACGACATTTCG encodes:
- a CDS encoding ATP-binding protein: MRRREHAGDLRVHRFFPRHGENGKWLTFSAALIVGPDNDILGAVETVQDVTGLKTAEQNLLKAKEAAEASNRSKSEFLANMSHEIRTPMNGILGMLQLLESTDLDENQKEYVSLAAQSSRRLTRLLSDILDLSRIEAGKLSIINEPFDLFEVLNQALDIFLPLASQEGVELTSMLDPETHTKLIGDAVRLQQILINLIGNALKFTPAGGSISVEVRQLPEARENEVRILLSVLDTGLGIPDDKLTELFSPFTQGEKGNIRKNQGAGLGLAICRRLAGLMDASISVESEVGKGTAFHVSIPFKRIDEEIHRPEWARQDNVSLTGLRVLLTEDDKVSAILAKRYLSLLGCRVVWAENGRQALDILRTERFDVVLMDAQMPVMDGVTATRAIRQGDAGKENRAIHIIALTAYAMAGEQHSFLDAGMDDYLSKPLELSALAAALGRFLSSGE
- a CDS encoding PAS domain-containing protein, which translates into the protein MTDEDKPTYEQLLARNESLVQELDRARKTIRELQVIHPGPLPGTGNSQDLTVRQAQMDLVLDLAEMAPWEMELATNIFTFDNRFYALYGTTAAQEGGCRMPAETYTREFMHPDDMHLVNNALEELFSTSDPFFEVNLEHRILRRDGKERYMVVRYRLIRDERGMPIKTVGANQDITSRKLAEKRLENSERKLNAVVYGSPVPMFFIDRDHKVLHWNTAIEQLTGIAEKDVQHSSNHWKAFYKDGRPCLCDLLLNQDDRAIAEIYKAECGVENMLEICVFTDFFPDMGRTASG
- a CDS encoding ABC transporter ATP-binding protein, giving the protein MTRSTSNENSSPGAEIELAGVTRTFGGTPAVSDLTVRFHPGELCCLLGPSGCGKSTTLRLIAGLEQPDSGTIRIRGRDVRALPPRERNLGFVFQNYALFPHMDVLDNVAYGLRSRRNMGEAAIRAAALDGLAMVRLQGYGERRVHELSGGEQQRVALARALVTGPDALLLDEPFSNLDARLREAMRGELAELRRRLGITTIFVTHDKEEAFALADRIVLMRDARLEQVGSPEDLYARPATPFAAAFLGSANRIPRAVWPDGEWSAPPAVVDGQVVVRPERVLPERAPGGPFTVVEAQFMGPYVRYVLHREDAPGFPDVEAHCPAFGPRFAPGERVAVRLLLDSTA